From the genome of Symphalangus syndactylus isolate Jambi chromosome 5, NHGRI_mSymSyn1-v2.1_pri, whole genome shotgun sequence, one region includes:
- the LOC129481655 gene encoding histone H3.Y-like: MSRLTSDLQTCEQSRLQLVRLSPRTGERPRPRTTADIKQNTRKATTWEAPRKPLATKAAGKRAPPTGGIKKPHSYRPGILVLCKIRKYQKSTQLLLRKLHVQHLVREITQAISPDLRFQRAATSALQEPSEAYLVRLFEDTNLCAIHARHVTIMPRDMQLARRLRGAGT, translated from the exons ATGAGCAGGCTGACCTCTGACCTGCAGACCTGTGAGCAG AGCCGCCTGCAGCTGGTCAGGCTCAGCCCAAGGACAGGGGAGAGGCCGCGGCCCCGCACCACAGCGGACATCAAGCAGAACACTCGCAAAGCCACCACCTGGGAGGCCCCCAGGAAGCCCCTGGCCACCAAAGCTGCCGGCAAGAGGGCGCCGCCTACAGGAGGGATCAAGAAGCCCCACAGCTACAGGCCTGGCATCCTGGTGCTCTGCAAAATCAGAAAGTACCAGAAGTCCACTCAGCTGCTCCTGCGCAAGCTGCACGTCCAGCACCTGGTGCGCGAGATCACCCAGGCCATCAGCCCGGACCTGCGCTTCCAGAGGGCAGCCACTAGCGCCCTGCAGGAGCCCAGCGAGGCCTACCTGGTGCGCCTCTTTGAAGACACCAACCTGTGTGCCATCCATGCCAGGCACGTGACAATTATGCCCAGAGACATGCAGCTGGCCCGCCGCCTCCGCGGAGCGGGTACTTAA